One Micavibrio aeruginosavorus ARL-13 genomic window carries:
- a CDS encoding protein-glutamate methylesterase/protein-glutamine glutaminase, whose protein sequence is MDISPVRVMLVDDSVVVRGLLRNIIEKHNDLDIVAAAADGQTALRDYRTHRPDIVLMDVEMPHMDGLSALREILVHDPDARVIMCSSLTQAGAETTYQALHIGAVDCLAKPSSKSIDRGLTFEQELLLKLRTLGRNGAKRKAVSITARSSGVPELVSLSTPYMHKLGGDVVLRRMPDHLPPNFPLALAIGASTGGPKALVEFLTSVDKNIMLPIFITQHIPPGFSRFLAENIERKTGFPAHEAEEGMLVSPGHVYIAPGQKHMGVQKGIPKRITLTDGPPVNFCKPSVDVMLDSLEHAYGGHLLTVILTGMGADGHQSSRRMVVDGTHNILIAQDEESSVVWGMPGAVAKDGICHAVLPLSRIGAAVNKLVRRESIGDHHAN, encoded by the coding sequence ATGGATATTTCACCTGTACGCGTCATGCTGGTCGACGATTCTGTTGTTGTGCGTGGATTGTTGCGTAATATCATTGAAAAACATAACGATCTGGACATCGTCGCTGCGGCGGCCGATGGCCAGACCGCTTTGCGCGATTATCGCACCCATCGTCCTGATATTGTCTTGATGGATGTTGAGATGCCGCATATGGACGGGCTCAGCGCCCTGCGTGAGATTTTGGTCCATGATCCAGATGCACGGGTCATTATGTGTTCAAGCCTGACGCAGGCCGGGGCGGAAACGACGTACCAGGCTCTGCATATCGGCGCTGTGGACTGTCTGGCGAAGCCGTCGTCAAAATCGATTGATCGGGGTTTGACGTTCGAACAGGAATTGCTGTTAAAACTGCGTACGCTGGGGCGGAATGGTGCGAAAAGAAAGGCGGTTTCGATAACCGCGCGGTCTTCTGGGGTGCCGGAACTGGTGTCTTTGTCCACGCCTTATATGCACAAGTTGGGCGGGGACGTGGTTTTGCGCCGGATGCCTGATCATTTACCCCCGAATTTTCCCTTGGCTTTGGCGATCGGTGCATCCACGGGCGGGCCGAAAGCGCTGGTCGAATTTCTGACCAGCGTTGATAAAAATATAATGTTGCCCATTTTCATTACGCAACATATCCCGCCCGGCTTTTCCCGCTTTCTGGCGGAGAATATTGAACGTAAAACTGGTTTTCCTGCGCATGAGGCGGAGGAGGGAATGCTGGTATCCCCCGGCCACGTGTATATTGCGCCGGGGCAAAAGCATATGGGTGTACAAAAAGGGATCCCAAAGCGCATTACTCTGACCGATGGGCCGCCAGTCAATTTTTGTAAACCATCTGTCGATGTTATGCTGGATTCATTGGAGCATGCGTATGGCGGACATTTGCTCACCGTTATTCTGACGGGTATGGGGGCTGACGGGCATCAATCCAGCCGCCGCATGGTTGTTGACGGTACGCATAATATTTTAATCGCGCAGGACGAGGAATCGTCCGTAGTTTGGGGTATGCCGGGTGCGGTGGCAAAAGATGGGATATGTCACGCTGTCCTGCCACTCTCGCGTATTGGGGCCGCAGTAAACAAGTTGGTACGCCGTGAATCCATAGGGGATCATCATGCAAATTGA
- a CDS encoding CheR family methyltransferase, with the protein MQIDDIEFHFFRNFLKESSGYHLTDDKRYLLESRLEDVLRSWKLNDHRAIISSIRNDYSSKMATDVIEAMTINETFFFRDQIPFDVFENQLLDRLAESAVANRVRIWSAACSTGQEPYSVAMIATEKRSVYPKLLCEVVGTDINSRVLSRARQGVFSDIEVHRGLPDHYRDKYFTRDGSNWKINDDIRAQVHFRQMNLKGDYDVEGPFDFVLLRNVLIYFDTALKENILRRIADRMRPGGYLLLGAAEGIYDLNHHFQRCPDIKGLYEYRG; encoded by the coding sequence ATGCAAATTGATGATATTGAATTTCACTTCTTCCGTAATTTTCTGAAGGAATCGTCCGGCTATCATTTGACGGATGATAAGCGCTACCTGTTGGAATCGCGATTAGAGGATGTGCTGCGAAGCTGGAAGCTGAATGATCATCGCGCGATTATATCGTCAATCCGGAATGATTATTCATCGAAAATGGCGACCGATGTGATCGAGGCCATGACGATCAACGAAACCTTCTTTTTCCGCGACCAAATCCCGTTTGATGTGTTTGAAAATCAATTGCTGGATCGTCTGGCGGAATCCGCCGTGGCCAATCGTGTGCGCATATGGTCGGCCGCATGTTCCACTGGTCAGGAACCATATTCAGTGGCGATGATTGCGACGGAAAAGCGCTCGGTTTATCCAAAATTACTATGCGAAGTTGTGGGCACGGATATTAACAGCCGGGTTTTGTCCCGTGCGCGCCAAGGGGTTTTTTCGGATATTGAGGTGCACCGTGGCTTGCCCGATCATTACCGCGACAAATATTTTACGCGCGATGGATCAAACTGGAAAATCAACGACGATATTCGGGCCCAGGTTCATTTCCGGCAAATGAATTTGAAAGGTGATTACGATGTTGAGGGGCCATTTGATTTTGTCCTGCTGCGGAACGTTTTGATTTATTTTGATACGGCGTTGAAGGAAAATATCCTGCGCCGTATTGCTGACCGTATGCGTCCGGGGGGCTATTTACTGCTGGGCGCGGCGGAAGGTATTTACGACCTCAACCATCATTTCCAGCGCTGCCCCGATATAAAAGGTCTCTATGAATATCGCGGATGA
- a CDS encoding homospermidine synthase, protein MIGFGSIGRGMVPLLERHFKFDRDRFVIIDPEDIYRPVVEGLGIRFIHAELSLENYRDILTPLLRNGEGVGFCVNVSVDTSSRDIMRLCRELDCHYIDTVAEPWAGYYDNKNAHPGDRTNYDLRDDIIEEKALARGTRTAVSCCGANPGMVSWFVKQAVLNIARDTNTPFTEPQTREDWARLMQTLGIKGVHIAERDTQRARMPKEMNVFVNTWSVEGFVSEGYQPAELGWGTHENWMPPNASTHSFGCQAAIYLNQPGAATRVRTWCPTPGAQFGFLVTHNEAISISDYFTVGSGPKPEYRPTCHYAYHPCNNAILSWHELFGRDGKMQPRMHILGESEIVDGRDELGVLLFGHAKNAYWYGSRLTIEETRALAPYQNATALQVTSAIIAGMVWALENPMAGIVETEEMDHRRCLEVQSPYLGTVEGHYTDWTPLDNRPGLFPEDIDTSDPWQFRNILVH, encoded by the coding sequence TTTGACCGGGACCGTTTCGTCATTATCGATCCGGAAGATATTTACCGCCCCGTGGTTGAGGGGCTGGGCATTCGCTTCATTCACGCTGAACTTTCTCTTGAAAACTACCGCGACATCCTCACACCGCTGCTACGTAATGGCGAAGGTGTTGGGTTCTGCGTCAACGTATCAGTCGATACGTCATCCCGCGATATCATGCGCCTGTGCCGCGAACTGGATTGCCATTACATCGACACCGTGGCCGAACCGTGGGCGGGGTATTACGATAACAAAAACGCCCACCCCGGCGACCGCACAAATTATGATTTGCGCGATGACATCATCGAGGAAAAGGCTCTGGCGCGCGGCACCCGCACCGCCGTATCCTGCTGCGGTGCGAACCCCGGCATGGTATCGTGGTTTGTCAAACAGGCCGTGTTAAACATCGCCCGCGACACCAACACACCGTTCACCGAACCACAAACACGCGAAGACTGGGCCCGATTGATGCAAACATTGGGCATCAAAGGCGTGCACATCGCCGAACGCGACACCCAGCGCGCCCGGATGCCAAAGGAAATGAATGTCTTCGTCAACACCTGGTCGGTAGAAGGCTTCGTATCTGAAGGCTATCAGCCCGCAGAGTTGGGATGGGGCACGCATGAAAACTGGATGCCGCCCAATGCCTCCACCCATTCGTTCGGGTGCCAGGCCGCGATTTACCTGAACCAACCCGGCGCCGCGACCCGCGTCCGTACATGGTGCCCAACCCCGGGCGCACAATTCGGGTTTTTGGTGACGCATAACGAGGCCATTTCAATTTCCGATTATTTCACCGTTGGGTCCGGGCCGAAACCGGAATACCGCCCGACATGCCATTACGCCTATCACCCGTGCAACAATGCCATTTTGTCATGGCATGAATTGTTTGGCCGTGATGGAAAAATGCAGCCGCGTATGCATATCCTTGGCGAATCCGAAATTGTCGATGGGCGGGATGAATTGGGTGTACTCCTGTTCGGGCACGCCAAGAATGCCTATTGGTATGGATCCCGCCTGACGATTGAGGAAACCCGCGCCCTCGCCCCGTATCAAAACGCCACGGCACTCCAGGTGACATCCGCGATTATCGCCGGCATGGTCTGGGCACTGGAAAACCCCATGGCCGGGATTGTCGAGACAGAGGAAATGGATCACCGCCGCTGCCTGGAGGTCCAGAGCCCGTATCTGGGCACGGTTGAAGGCCATTATACCGACTGGACCCCGCTGGATAACCGCCCTGGCCTGTTCCCGGAGGATATCGACACCTCCGACCCGTGGCAGTTCCGGAATATCCTGGTCCACTAG